In Augochlora pura isolate Apur16 chromosome 3, APUR_v2.2.1, whole genome shotgun sequence, the sequence GTGTTACGAGAACCGTCATCAGTATGTCGTTAATTGCACGGactctaatttttataatgcgGAACCATTGGCGCATTTGCCCAATGAAACACAGGTACAGAAATtcttatgcgaaataaaaattttgcaaaatattacaatcatTGTAATGATaagtactttattttaatgtgaATTATAACATAGGTCCTCATCTTCACGGGAAATTATTTGGAAGAACTGCCCTGGAATGTGTTTGGTACATTGGACAGCTTTCCTGACCTGCGTGTGATTGACAtgtcgaataataaaatcagaGAAATCCGAGGGAAAGCATATCACCATGTTCAACGTGTTGAGCGTCTCATTCTTGATTTCAACGAACTGTCTTTGGACCCTGAAAGGAGTCATCCCAGAGTGTtctcaaattttgtttcactgTTGGAACTACACTTAACTGATGCATTCGAGGATGATAGATTAGATAGACCTAGAGATCTGGCAGCTACGCTGCATGACATTTTTGTGAATAGGTACAATAAATCTCCTACTTCATCATTTGATATATGTCGGTACAGTTCTTAGAAAAGTTACTTTGACTCTAGCAATTTAGCGAAATTGATGAAACTGCACCTGGAACAAAACGAGATCTCGGAGTTCCGAGATCCTAACGTGTTTTGCGATCTTCCAAGCATTCTGGATCTCTACCTTGGCGATAATTCGCTTACTGCTTTACACTTCAACATATCGTGCTTACCAAATCTGCGATTTTTGGATCTACAACGGAACAAATTTACCAAAGTACTCGAACACGATCTTCGTGCTATGGATGCAATCGTTGAGCACAATAAAAACATAGCGGTGGacttaactggaaatccactGGAGTGTTCATGCAAACTGAA encodes:
- the LOC144478792 gene encoding trophoblast glycoprotein-like isoform X1, with translation MKKLCTIFLLICLSIAQPPNDCDPNWHSLETDESARLECGEAFKQRCYCRKTCYENRHQYVVNCTDSNFYNAEPLAHLPNETQVLIFTGNYLEELPWNVFGTLDSFPDLRVIDMSNNKIREIRGKAYHHVQRVERLILDFNELSLDPERSHPRVFSNFVSLLELHLTDAFEDDRLDRPRDLAATLHDIFVNSNLAKLMKLHLEQNEISEFRDPNVFCDLPSILDLYLGDNSLTALHFNISCLPNLRFLDLQRNKFTKVLEHDLRAMDAIVEHNKNIAVDLTGNPLECSCKLNPFIKWMNKTKVFIRNKDSLKCYEGKLLFLIIISLVANINKTILQWYIIILAGKTPHEIHEVKSCKVKLFSSAPYGATILLFFLSLVLIGLVCALIYVQRAKLKKKIEPILDSVNKRVRYTSIATGEVREDV
- the LOC144478792 gene encoding trophoblast glycoprotein-like isoform X2 — translated: MKKLCTIFLLICLSIAQPPNDCDPNWHSLETDESARLECGEAFKQRCYCRKTCYENRHQYVVNCTDSNFYNAEPLAHLPNETQVLIFTGNYLEELPWNVFGTLDSFPDLRVIDMSNNKIREIRGKAYHHVQRVERLILDFNELSLDPERSHPRVFSNFVSLLELHLTDAFEDDRLDRPRDLAATLHDIFVNSNLAKLMKLHLEQNEISEFRDPNVFCDLPSILDLYLGDNSLTALHFNISCLPNLRFLDLQRNKFTKVLEHDLRAMDAIVEHNKNIAVDLTGNPLECSCKLNPFIKWMNKTKVFIRNKDSLKCYEGKTPHEIHEVKSCKVKLFSSAPYGATILLFFLSLVLIGLVCALIYVQRAKLKKKIEPILDSVNKRVRYTSIATGEVREDV